From the genome of Danio rerio strain Tuebingen ecotype United States chromosome 2, GRCz12tu, whole genome shotgun sequence, one region includes:
- the twsg1a gene encoding twisted gastrulation protein homolog 1-A precursor (The RefSeq protein has 1 substitution compared to this genomic sequence): protein MRPALFLCPVLISVLFLLSSLSLISGCNKALCASDVSKCLLQGLCQCRPQEGNCSCCKECMLCLSALWEECCDCVGMCNPRSYNDSPATSKSTVEELYRPIPSLFRALTEGDAPINMMVVSFPVAEELSHHENLVSFLETLDSQSQNISLPTSSAQDDALCTVVYFDDCVSIRQCKQYCESMGGSKYRWFHNACCECIGPECLDYGSKTVKCMNCLI from the exons ATGCGGCCGGCTCTGTTCCTCTGTCCCGTCCTGATCTCTGTGCTGTTTCTTCTGTCCTCTCTGAGCCTCATCAGCGGCTGCAATAAGGCTCTGTGTGCCAGCGACGTCAGCAAATGTCTGCTACAG ggtctCTGTCAGTGCCGGCCTCAGGAGGGAAACTGCTCGTGTTGTAAAGAGTGTATGTTGTGTTTAAGTTCTCTCTGGGAGGAGTGCTGCGACTGTGTGG GGATGTGTAACCCTAGGAGCTACAACGACAGTCCTGCCACCTCCAAAAGCACGGTGGAGGAGCTTTACCGGCCTATCCCATCGCTTTTCCGCGCTCTGACAGAAGGAGACGCTCCCATTAACATGATGGTGGTGTCGTTCCCTGTGGCTGAAGAACTGTCCCATCACGAGAACCTGGTGTCCTTTCTGGAGACCCTCGACAGCCAGAGCCAAAACATCTCTCTGCCCACCAGCAGCGCACAGGACG ATGCCTTGTGTACGGTGGTCTACTTTGATGACTGTGTGTCCATCCGTCAGTGTAAGCAGTACTGCGAGTCTATGGGTGGATCAAAGTACCGCTGGTTTCATAACGCCTGCTGCGAGTGCATCGGGCCAGAGTGTCTGGACTACGGCAGCAAAACCGTCAAGTGCATGAACTGCCTGATCTGA